One window from the genome of Deltaproteobacteria bacterium encodes:
- a CDS encoding cold-shock protein: MEEGIVKWFSDHKGFGFIERDGDTDVFVHHSAISGSGFKTLDEGDSVSFEVEQGAKGAAAKNVVRL, translated from the coding sequence GAATCGTTAAGTGGTTTAGTGACCACAAAGGATTTGGTTTCATCGAGCGGGATGGAGATACGGATGTGTTTGTTCATCACTCCGCCATCAGCGGGTCTGGATTCAAGACACTTGATGAAGGCGACTCGGTGAGCTTTGAAGTTGAGCAGGGCGCTAAAGGCGCTGCAGCAAAAAACGTCGTTAGGCTCTAG